Within Phreatobacter oligotrophus, the genomic segment GGGCATGCCGCCGCGTGATCGGGTTCTTGCGACACCAGTTGCGCCGGGGACGACGATGGCTGCGGCGCCGTCGCGTGCTGTCGATGCGGATGGCACGGCTGGAGGCGGAGGTCGAGCACCTGCGCCACGGGCTCGACGCCACCAGCGCCCTGTATGAGCGCCGGATCGACCAGCTGACCGCCCGGCTTGCCGAGATGGAGGCCCGCGCGGCAGCCGATGGCGGTGGCGAGGCCCGTATGGCGCGGCAATGACCGTCGTCCAGCTGGCGAATTTTCCGCTTCGGGAGATCGTCACCGGCGGCCAGATCCGCGTTGACCGCCTCGGCAGCCTGATCGACCGACTGGGCGGGGATCGCCGGCCGGTCTGCGTGACGCCCCACCGCGACGATGTCGGCGCTGACGACATCGCCCTGGATCCCGATGCGGACCTCTGGGTGATGGCCGATCCCCAGGCCTTCGAGCTGCGCCTGGCGGATGCCGTGCGGCGCGACCCGGCCTTGCGCCAGAGGCTCGCCGCCCGCCTGCACATGCTGGCGCCGGATATCCTCTGGTGCGAGCAGCCCTTCCTCTGGCCGCTGGTCGCCTCCGTCGCAGAGGATCGCGCGACCCGGGTCGTCTACAGCGGTCACAATGTCGAATGGCGCGCCCGCCGCGACCTCCTCACCCGCCTCGGCCGGACCGCTCCGGCCGTCGTCGAGCAGCTGGCACGGATGGAGCGCGCCCTCATCGCCCGCGCCGATCTGGTCATCGCCTGCTGCGAGGCCGATGCGGCGGGCTATGCCGCCATGGGCGCGACCGCCATCGTGCAGGTGCCGAACGGCGCCGATCCGCCGGTCGTGGAGGACGACAGCGACGCCGCGGCGCTGGCACGGCTGCGGGCCCGGCTTGACCCTGCCCGTCCGGTCCTCGCCTTCATCGGCGCCCACTACCAGCCCAACTGGATCGGCCTGCGCGACCTCGTGGTCACGCCCATGCGGCCCGGCGGGCCGCTCGCCGGCTTCCAGCTCCTGATCATGGGCGAGGTCTGCCGCCTCTATGCCGACTGGCTGCGGCAGACGGGCTGCACGATGCCTAACGTCCACGCCCTCGGCCGCGTCGATGCGGCGACACGGAGCGCGGCCTTCCGCCTCGCGGATGGAGTGGTGCTCCCCCTCACCACCGGCGGCGGAACCAATCTGAAGACCGCCGAGGCCCTGCTCGGACCGAGCGAGGTGGTGGGCACGCCCATCGCCTTCCGCGGCCATGAGGAGCGGACAGGCGCGCCGGGGGTCCATTGCGTCCCGCCGGACGCCTTCGCCGCGCGACTGGCGGCGCTCGACCTCTCCGACCGCGCCGCGATCCGCGCCCGGGCCGCGACGCGCCGGCCGCAGGTCGTCGCCTGCAGTTGGGACGCCGTGCTGGCTGCAGCCGCGGCGGAGCCGCTGATCACCGCGGTGCTGCGGGGCGGACGATGAGGCTGCATCTCATCTCCCCCGTGCCACCGGCCCCCACCGGAACGGCCGACTATCTGCGCCAGCTCGTCGATGAGCTGATCACCGCGCGCGGACCGGATGTCGTGTCACGGCTCGTGCTGTGGGACGAGGTCGGCCCGGACCATCCCGGCCTGATGACCCGCGCCGGACCGCTGCCCGTGCAGCCCGCGGACGGCCTCGGCGCGAGGGCCATGGCGCCGGGCGACCTCGCCGTGGTTTTCCTCGCGGCCAACATGTTCCATGGCTGGATCTGGGGGGCCCTCGCCCGCGGCCTGCCCGTGCCGGTCATCGCCGTCATCCACGACCTCAGCGCCTATCCGCTGATCCGGCGCCTCTCCCGCGCG encodes:
- a CDS encoding glycosyltransferase, with protein sequence MTVVQLANFPLREIVTGGQIRVDRLGSLIDRLGGDRRPVCVTPHRDDVGADDIALDPDADLWVMADPQAFELRLADAVRRDPALRQRLAARLHMLAPDILWCEQPFLWPLVASVAEDRATRVVYSGHNVEWRARRDLLTRLGRTAPAVVEQLARMERALIARADLVIACCEADAAGYAAMGATAIVQVPNGADPPVVEDDSDAAALARLRARLDPARPVLAFIGAHYQPNWIGLRDLVVTPMRPGGPLAGFQLLIMGEVCRLYADWLRQTGCTMPNVHALGRVDAATRSAAFRLADGVVLPLTTGGGTNLKTAEALLGPSEVVGTPIAFRGHEERTGAPGVHCVPPDAFAARLAALDLSDRAAIRARAATRRPQVVACSWDAVLAAAAAEPLITAVLRGGR